The Archocentrus centrarchus isolate MPI-CPG fArcCen1 chromosome 13, fArcCen1, whole genome shotgun sequence genomic interval AAGCTCTCCTGCTATTATTAGATCGCTCCATGGAAATCCAGTTTTGAACCCTTTCGTATCTGTGCCACGTGCATAAATCCTACTTCTTTGTCAAACTGACATGACTTTCACATCAAGTGGTAATGACAGCTGGGTCTCCGGAGACCAAGTGGCAGCTTCCAGTTAAAGAATCCACAGGACGGGAGTACAACTAGGAGCATGTCTGTAggccccccctttttttccctcctgacATTCACCAGGTTGTTTGCCATAAATTCATCAATATAAAGCTCCACTGTAACATCCTGAGGGAGAACATTTGGTGAAAGCAACCTAAATTGTGGTGTGTGCCTGCTCACAGAAACCACATCACAATCCTCACTCACCACCTTCCCTACCTGCCAGTTTTACCTTCCTGCAACTAAGTCTTCTGCTCTAAGATGAAATTCTAATTAAAGGGTGACCCGACTCACAGCTGCAAGGGGACAGAATGGGACTTACACAGAGCGatctgaaaaacagcagcagcgctGGAAGCCATCATGAGGTGAACAAGGAGATCACCTTgaaaggccaaatttaaatcatctgaggtttttctctttttgatcAGACCTCCTAGACTGCGGATTTCTTGAGAGACACACCTGAGGTTTGATCTCTCCCTCTGGCTCGCTCAGGAGACGATACGTGCCCTCGTCCAGCTTGCACGTGGGAGGCTTAACTATCTCGGTGTAACGAGTCTTATAGCCCCGCACCTGATTTTTTATGTCCTAGTTCACATAAGCACAGCAGGAATACAAAGTAAAGAAGAGAAACAGTTAGTTTCCTGGCAGCGATGACAGAAAAGTTACTAAACTGAAGGCGTCTCATCAGGATGGATCACAACAGCGATGGAAATATACATCACATTGGGTGACAATAAATGTAGTATGACTGTTCACCAGCAACATCCTCCAAAGCAAGCAAACATGCTCACAAACCCACAAACACTTCCTGAGTGAGTTCAGCAGTGGTGAGTTCAGTAGTTCAAatttaaaaagaccaaaaaaaaaaaaaaaaaaaaaaaaaaaagctttattgtcatttagcTGTCAGACTTACGTGGTGCATTTACAGTcatacaggcactattttggCCGCTGACATTTTGGCCAGGCAAATACACCAATCATTTCCCTGCACAAAATGCCCTTACTGTAAATAACTAAAAAACAGGTGGTTTAATAAGGTCAATAGCACAAGTAGCCATTATATTACAAAATCCTGGAAATCTCCTGCCTCTTCTCAAATGCCTGGTGGCATTTAAGCCACTGCAGTTAGACAGATAAACAAAAAGTGAAAGTTACATTTGTCTAACCTTTCTCACAAAATTTCAATGGTGAGGTATTTTTCTGGAGTTTCATCCAGAAACAAGTGGCCATGACTGAAAAATAAGAGACTCTCATGAATGGAATATTTCTATGTGCTGCTCCTGCAAAGACggtatttttgttgctgttttgtttttgctctctcCTCCCAGGAAAAATTCCTCAATTGGAAAACAAAATTTACTTTCAGGAAAACATCACGAGAAGCCCGTCAAAGCGTCGGTCCATCGTGAGATTCtgaaagttttatttctataaGCATGAGAAATTTTAGCCTCGCGTGAAACCGATTACTGCCTACGGAGGCCGGGGTCAAgacgtgcatttttttttaaacgtgtaTTTGTATTCAAACTTTCCGTAAATAACCTTGTGGACGCCGCACACCGCAGCGTAACTGCACGTTTTCATTATCGAACAGGAACAGAGACTGAAAAAGTGCTGAATCCCAGTTACACTTTtaagaatgaaaataaacaaggcacttttttttaaatcatgtcaCTGACATGTAAAACTGCCAGAATGCAGTGCCCATTTCAAAGAAGTGTCTGCCAACTAGATGTTGtagaaaaggaaaacaggatCCTGAAACTAAAGACGGTTTGATTAAATTTGACCAAATTTCCAAGATGGTTCTGTATATGTCAGTTTTGGAAATGCATGCAAAGTCTACTGACGGCCGAGACAGAGCTGGTGTAAAATAGGTAAGTAAGTAGTAAATGAAACCATaaggaacattaaaaaaaaaacaaaaaaaaaacaccccttACCTTGATGTCAGACGCATTATTTGTGGCCAGATAGACGTGGAAGCTGTAACTGTTGATGTCCGTGGTGAGCTGTTTGTAGACCAGAACCACCCCATGGTGCTCTACAGCTTGGCTCGTCTGAATGATGGGACCAACGGGTGATAAGGACGTCACATTCCACTTAACATGGCTACCTGAGTGGTCCACTGTGGGCTCAATGACTGGACGGTTGTCCTTTATGTGCAGGACACTGAATGTCATCTCATTGTCCGGATCTATGTAATgataacagagaagaagaaagtttCTTAAACTGTATAATTATTGTTGTACTGAGTCAGAACTCTGGCTTAATTTTTACAGCATGAGCATGCTGTGTGAATGCCCTACGAGCTTACGAGCAAGGCAGATGGAGTGTGGGAACTGGATGGACTTGAGGACTGACGCATCCTTATTGACCGTGTCCACGTTGAAGATGGGTCCAGCAAATTTCCAGGAGTCACGCAGAAAAGCACCAAACTTGGACCAGGACAAGACCGAGTACCTCACAAGAACCCGCTCAGCTGCTTCAAAAACCAGACCCATGACCGAACACTCATATGTGCCCTCTCCTTCTAGCTGCACCCTAAAAGACACAAGCACAGAGTCGGTAATGCTGAGCAATCAATGCTGAACAAAATAAACGCGAGAGTGCTGTGTGGAGAAAATGTTCCACTTACTGTAAACGTCCCTTGGAGATCCTCCTCGGGGTAACAAGCTCACTGCCATGGCTCTGTGAAAAGGACACAACAAAGCACTACAGATTAACGAGCTACGTCaagcttaaagtcagagtttaAGGTGTCATGAAAGTCACTTTTGTTTACCTGGCTAAATCACGATAACTTATGCTGAATAAATAACCTGGTCGGGAGCAAGTTATGTTCTGAGTTTCggtttaaaatcagctggaagcgccaatatagattctctgctggggaAATTTTATATGTGCAAGATGTTAAGCTGTACCTCACTAAAGCCACTGATTTAAGCACAAACTGCATTGCGCTGTTATGGGACTGTGCATGTGTTAATTTGGcgatgcagaaaatgtaaaaatgcttttgattctaatctgctgctaatTCTCTTTTAAACTCCTGGAATTGAAGctaataaaacagagaaaacacaccaagaatacctgttcaataaaatttatttcactttgatATGCCTACAAACTAAAGCGATTCCCACGTATCCTTTATTAGTCTCCAACAATTAGTTATTATGTCtccagtggttttaatgtttaaaaaaaaaaagatccagttttaagtttcagagctctaatgtgcagccgtCACCTTAGAAatgaacagcagcactgagcaaaCACTCAGGGACAAAATAATTAAtgtgaattaaaatgtttgttttaccGCTCTATGTGATAAATCCCAGGATTAacgattttctgcagcattaatcccagtgttgcattttactcttatttttaataaccattttatcatcattatcTGATaacatgttttcactattgtttctgtctttttaatggcagcgcctccagaaggggggcagcatggccacagttcacgtatctccccatgtttgttctgtttgtcttcttggatgggtgttctgttaactgtaatttccccattgtgggatcaataaagtatcatcatcatcaacatcccTGATTGGAGTAGGGGTggatgtggctcaggaggtagagtaggtCGTCTACTAATCGgagggttggtggtttgatccctggctgcatGTCAGAAGtctctttgggcaagatactgaacctcaagttgctcccattggagtgtgactgtgtgtgaatgttagaaagtgcTCGTATGAATATggcatgctgtataaagcacttgAACTTTGCGCCTGAACTTTGTTTGTAGTATAGCCCCCATCCAAAGTTCAACGGGTATCAGTTGTAACCTCAGACACCTTAAATCACCACATTTTGTCAGATAGCACCTGGTTTCTGAGCTCACCTGATGGACGGCTTTGCATTTTTCACAGCATGATTTGAAGCGCCTCTCATCTGTCAGCATATATGGCAACAAACAGCATGTTATTAATGAGACAGGTAACGCTATCGTGAGTACAAAGTAGCGCATCACTTGAGATGGGCTTACCTTTCCCATTTAACACCTCTGCTTCAGGCTCAGCTACTGCATCTGTAAGGTAAATTCATTCTGATCAAGAACTATCACATGAGAATCTTCCAATACCTTACAGGCTGAAATCCAATTATAAGCCTCCCACAAACAAATGTTACAGCGTGTTTCAGtctgtgtagtgtgtgtgtgtgtgtgtgtgtgtgtgtgtgtgtgagagggctgTGTGTTCAGTTAAATTTCAGTCTTGATCCTTATTTAAAAAGCCAGCAGCATCTGACATTTTGCAGTATTGCTGCCAGTAAAATGTGGCTGTGGCCACAGTCCACTGAGTCATCAGCTACTACAAGCAGGCATCAATGTCTACATGTACACAAGCAAGGAAAATAAGTAAGCCACTTGCAGGTATCAACAAACAGTTTGTTTCCTGATGTGGCTTACTGTTTCTAGAGTCTTCTTCATGGGCTTCTTCATTGTCTGGATAGGAAACATAGGAGAGGTTGATGTAGTTAAAGATTTTAGAGAACACTCTTGAAGCCACAGCTGAGAATCACAAAGAAGCTCAAGACACATTACATCAAAATACACTGTCtacagcagggttataatagttttggattttacattatagtttagttttagttagtttttacttttttttctctaattcagttagttttaattagttttcagagtggttttgctcgtttttattagtttttatttttggtttcatgcttagttttagttagtttcagttagtttcagtattagttttagtattttcatacctaatcaggtgcaagattcaaggcgcaaaagtgactattgtgtaatgaaaacttgacaaaagatacagtttaaagaaatatagtcaacaaccaactgttcacaagacatgctaaatttgtgtaatattaaggacacacatgagcataaccagggagaaacaaagaaaaacatgaactcccaaactcaataaattctacaataaactccacaataaacttcagcatcagtgcagcagattaataacgcctacatgtggtgttaaacaaaaacaaactctttgaaggagtcaaagctcaaatccagctgcatcctgatgttctcaccacctgaagctgcttctgttttggagctagcttggttagatgctcgctaattaaacctgcagggtctttgcggcctctgtacacaacctacagaagttgccgacctcatgtccgcatttatgcttgtgtagctggattgtgtgtgttaattaccttgtggtcgtgtgcaggtgtttgtactcaaagaacctccatacgggactaggcagaccgcagccattactttgcggaccagcgcggtgagcgcacgcacatgcgcactcacacagttgtcctgtggcgctcccagcttaaactcggagagcggaaacaatgatttcatatcaatccacaaggcttaaaaaacccccccaaaaaacaagtaaatgaaagtaagtttatcgattatttcagttagttttagttagttttgtaaactcacaattcagttttaattagttatcgttttttccttttaattatagtttttatttatttcagttaacgacaatgttttttcaatttcagttttcgttatttcgttcgttttcgttaactataataaccctggtctaCAGTAATGATGGTATCATCAATGACTCCTCATGTTGGCGCCTATCAGACACTGAAGTAGTGACTCTGGTAAATCAAACTGGTGGAGGAACCTGTTTACGACGCTGgcatgttttaataaaagtaaTGACATTTGGCACCAGTTTATTACCAAATAAAGCAATACTATACAGTGGAACCATTTAAGGTTCAGTTACATCAAGAGATTATCATTCCAAGCTTGACTTGGATACAGGATGTAGCTCTTACCTTCCTCTTTTCCATCCGTCTCAGCGTGGCTCCCTGCTGAAAATTGAAATATGAGACAGAATGGAAGATGAGGAGCAGAAACATTAATGGAAATTGCTCAACATTTGCTCCTTTCCTGAGGGTTAGATGAGAAGATCAACACCTTCTAAGTTAATATAAAAAGGTAACACCAGCAGCTAGTTAGCTTAGCACAAAGGTCAGAAGCAGCAAAACCAAATCTACCAGCACCTCTGAAACACACTCAAAAAATTTTATCTCATTTTTCTTCCCCACATGATGACAAAACTTCGGGAGGTCACTGCTTCACAATGTCATTATAACATTATTTTTGTATGGATTAAATAGCATGTTAATTAATGAGTTTTCAGGGTGCtggaagatgttttttttaacccctgaAACAATTGAGGAAATGTGTTTCAATCTTGTGTCTTCATATTACCCAGAAAAACAAGAGTGAGATATTTCTCACCATcctttccaaaaaagaaaaagaaagaaagaaaaaatgcaaacattccTTTAAATTATGAAAATGTGCCTCTCACCATAatcctcatcatcctcctcctctgagctctcctCTGTAGATGtccctgtgttttctgttcaATAAAGAACAAAGTATGCATGAAGACAGTGAATAAAAGGGATTCATGCCACAGCTGTCACCTGtcatgtctttatattttgcttccaaggagtcagactttcttgtaatttttttttaaagtggtgttGAGTGATAGTTCTTCattctttctgaaggtctttaaaagttcttctttgggcattggctgctttttcactcattttcagtccagtccttgtacctgaccattttcagaggaatatttttgcttgttaagCCACTAAACACTGACCTaagaatcattcaagcataaaaaagccacctaactcaagagatgaaccagtgttgtgtttacatataacagacaacttaggaaccattttaaattgtatctttaggcctttggttaccagcagcctgtcacaaaaacatacatTGTTCCCATTACTTTAGTTTAGtctacaaaaaatgccaaagttaACATAGTTtgacagaaatgaaataaacttagcacaaaaaataaggaaatttgtgtttggttgattatttctttgttgtaaaaatgctttttggcaataaatcttatacaaTTGGAAAGCCTGCTTgcttccccttaaatggagccacatttgtaaggaaaatgcctTTGTGGGTTGAACAGCAGGGATGAGTATGTTAGCTGTGCctatgaaaaacttgccaaatcttctctgccagtgccaaacagcttattctgctattgactcttgttttgagcttctctaccccaggtgctgacaatcaggcttgtcatcgTTGGAGGTAATCTCAATGCAGATCAAGTGGCAACCCCCTATCTCCATCATCTGGGAccaaactctatcctccaagatgacaatgctcaCACCCACAGACCAGGGTTTATCAGAGGCTACCTCTGAGGGAATGGAAAGGCCTGCCTGCagttctgacctcaaccccactgaacaattgtgggatcagcttgggcgtGCTGTTAATGCCttagtgaccaacacaaccacgctggctgacttgtgacaaatgctgaTTGAAGagtgggatgccatcccacagcagctGGTgatcagcatgaggaggaggttccaggctgttgtggctgtgtatggttcttccacatgcaaCTGAGGCCTCTGTTTGTTAACTCAATAAATTGTTGAACTGTCAGTGCATCTTGTTTCTTCAACCAGCAATCATCCAATTtaataaacaacaccaaacaagagtcaatagcagaataagctgtttggcattggcagagaagatttctcaagtttttccacgggtacaacccacatactcaactctgctgctcaacccacaaatgcattttccttacaaatctggctccatttaaggggaaataaacaagctgtacaatggtataagatttaaAGCCAAAAGGCATtgttacaagaaaaaaaaaataaccaaccaaacacactttttgtgctacatttagtatttttgcaccaacaaggtgattcccacaGCGATATCAGTTACAAGTGTGGCATATGTCAGCATGGTAtgtagtgtgtccttaaaaaatatctgcagaaactgaataaggacaaaaaaataagaactgGCAGGCCTAAAAATGATCTACAGctgatgaacagtatctgaaagtcacgtccataagaaagaggaaaaaatccagcaaagacctttCACAgggcctgagagatgcatctgacccttcagttgatccatctactgttcactggagcctcatcagaaatggtctcagtggaagggtggcagTCATATGATTCTTAGgcaagggaaacagggagaaaaggatgAAGGATGCCaatttacacaagaactggactgaaaatcagtggcaacggGTCTGATGGTTTGATGAATCTAAATTTGATCAATTCTGTACAGAATAGGTCCCATTAGATTTGGGGCAGCAttttagccagtggtgttggggatcttgtcaaaattgatggaattattaaCACAGATGACCTTGACAGAGAACATAAtgaaaggcagccaacatccaaagaagagctttgaatgtccttcgaGAAGCCtcgagaactattcctgaagactacttaaagaaattacaagaaagctgcctgagagagttcaggctgtgctgaagaataaaggtggtcaaaccaaatattgactttcaactCTCCTTCAACTCAGTTTTGCCTTATAGATTGCACTTCCAGGTGTATTAggacatttcaataaattgctgcacgtatttcccctttttttccccacaaaacttaaagaaatgagtggtggctcAAAACTTGCACAGCACCATATAACTCTTTTGCACTTACCTGAACTGCTGTTGTCATTTTCTATCAGATCATCTGTAAACAGATTAGTACAAATTTTGAGATGAGCATTGTTTATTCTGAAAAACGTGATTCAATAATGTCAAAATGTGAGAAAATCCATAAAAATCCATCTTATTACTCACTGCTACGTATGTATAATTCTTAGTTGTTCCTATGGCATCATCAGTATTATGGAAACTACACCACTTTAAATGTATGATAACATCATCAACCGCGTCTTTAGTCACACTGCCCAGCAGTTAATGCACTAATGGCTATAGTTATCAGATAGTCTGAAGAGCTTTTCTCTGTCTTGTTttacattaacaagaaaagcaaCCTTAACtctgcagtaaaaacagaaacagccaATATTATGTAAATCGAGGGAAAGTAAAAGTATTCAGactgtttcttcttctacttTCCCCCACAAAAAGAAGTCTATTTAAAGCAGAGAAAGCCTCAGGTGCTCAACACTCATGTGGTttcaaagtcagaaaaaaagtgACACACATGATGCATCACAAAAATAAGTACAGAATTAGAACAGGTGCAGCCCCAGTGAGATACTCTAGTTTTAGTTTACGTCTAGGTTTGTGCGGTGTGCGTGTTTTTGTACGTCTTCATTCACATTAGTCACCAAAAAGCCCTAAGCAGGTTTGAATTTcaccagcagttttttttttatatatgcatCATCACAGTAGCTGAACTGCGGCACCCCATGAAGAAGCCTGTGATAAGTGCCATGCATTAACATTCTGGCCATTTACACAGATGGGTCCAGAagaactgctgctgcttctctcttCCCAGCAGTGACTGTCCATGGACCAGGCCATTTGGCTGGGTGCCAGGCTGGCTAATGGCTAGGGCCCCTCCTCTCTGGCCCACAGAGTTTTATCTTAGACTAACAAGCAGATTCTGCCATTGCAGCTCCACTCACAGTTCCTCCCTCATCAATCTCTCTGTCTTACTTTCCTCAATCTGTCGGCTTCACCTCtccctgcactctcttctccatgcctccctccctccctcgtCCTCATATGCCTCCTATGGCCCATCTCATTCTCTACTGCTGTTGCTGTCTCACAGCTGGGCCAGCAGGCATCCCTCTTCTTCATTTTGGCACGGCTGCTTCCCTTCATCAGACTGACAAACAAGGTGGAGAGCAATCGCCCGCACTGACGCACACATGCAGATGAAACCACAAATACACAGAGAGTGTGAGAGGTGTGTGCAGCCTCAGGGATTTGGTTAGTATTCAAAAGGCGTTGCCTGCCATCTGCTGGTTGAAAATCAAAATCATAGTACAGGAAAGTGTAAAAGGGTTAATGGGTTCATTTTGTGACTCTTTATCCTCCTCAAGTTGATAgttgttggtctgagtatttcagaaaatgctCTTCTTCTTGGATTTTCCCACAAAGCTATCTCTAGGATTGGAGGATGGTCCAAAGAGAGAAAATACcgagtgagcagcagttctctgggtgaaaatgccttgtttatGTCagacagaggagaatggccagactgcgtCTAGCTGACAGGAAAACAAGAGTaagtcaaataaccacttgttacaaccaagggaTGCAGGAGagtatctctgaatgcacaacagaATGAACCTTAAAGCACAATGGGCTACAGCAGCGGTGTGCCACTCCTGTCGACTCGAAACAGGAAACTAAGGCTGCAATTTGCAAGtggtcaccaaaattggacaacagacgattggaaaaacattgcctggtctgatgagtcttgctTTCTGCCGTGACATTCAGATAGTAGGGTCAGCATTTGCATAAACagcataaaagcatggatccatcttgCCTGACATCAGTGGTTTAGGCTGCTGGTCGTGTAACATTTtcctggcacactttgggcctcttaAGCCCCACAAACTACTTGGGTATGGTTGCTaaccatccctttatgaccacagtgtacccatcttctgatggttgcttccagcaggataatgcaccatgtcacaaagctcaaatcatctcaaacaggTTTCCTAATATGACAATGAGTGCTCCacaaaaatggcctccacagtcaccagatttcaatccaatagagcacctttggcatGTGGTGGTTTGAAAAAAGTTTGAAGATTGAAGTGAAACATGCTGAAGGGTGAGAAAAACATGCAGCGCAGCATAAACTGATACTGTATAATATAAATGCTATAAAAATGAGcaacattttacacattgttgtACACG includes:
- the LOC115789894 gene encoding uncharacterized protein LOC115789894 isoform X1; protein product: MVAKMASYGAACHLEDGDGDILAPENKDDLIENDNSSSENTGTSTEESSEEEDDEDYAGSHAETDGKEEDNEEAHEEDSRNNAVAEPEAEVLNGKDERRFKSCCEKCKAVHQSHGSELVTPRRISKGRLQVQLEGEGTYECSVMGLVFEAAERVLVRYSVLSWSKFGAFLRDSWKFAGPIFNVDTVNKDASVLKSIQFPHSICLAHPDNEMTFSVLHIKDNRPVIEPTVDHSGSHVKWNVTSLSPVGPIIQTSQAVEHHGVVLVYKQLTTDINSYSFHVYLATNNASDIKDIKNQVRGYKTRYTEIVKPPTCKLDEGTYRLLSEPEGEIKPQELKFTLAVTKMKGYFEAFFEERPPFKLSLVETNTEETVWSATIREGDCVDNVEKKPRKRTHSRRRSSSPSEDETAPKRLCWRDESDGVKTGITQGQDMSDKQLLQVAKRLGREWKEVAIFLDLAATELDDIQAAEKEVNMQKLKMLLKWKSKRQPGEATAKHLLQSVAELDSLPNEVYQTLQDMIGNEAVK
- the LOC115789894 gene encoding uncharacterized protein LOC115789894 isoform X4, whose amino-acid sequence is MVAKMASYGAACHLEDGDGDILAPENKDDLIENDNSSSENTGTSTEESSEEEDDEDYGSHAETDGKEEDAVAEPEAEVLNGKDERRFKSCCEKCKAVHQSHGSELVTPRRISKGRLQVQLEGEGTYECSVMGLVFEAAERVLVRYSVLSWSKFGAFLRDSWKFAGPIFNVDTVNKDASVLKSIQFPHSICLAHPDNEMTFSVLHIKDNRPVIEPTVDHSGSHVKWNVTSLSPVGPIIQTSQAVEHHGVVLVYKQLTTDINSYSFHVYLATNNASDIKDIKNQVRGYKTRYTEIVKPPTCKLDEGTYRLLSEPEGEIKPQELKFTLAVTKMKGYFEAFFEERPPFKLSLVETNTEETVWSATIREGDCVDNVEKKPRKRTHSRRRSSSPSEDETAPKRLCWRDESDGVKTGITQGQDMSDKQLLQVAKRLGREWKEVAIFLDLAATELDDIQAAEKEVNMQKLKMLLKWKSKRQPGEATAKHLLQSVAELDSLPNEVYQTLQDMIGNEAVK
- the LOC115789894 gene encoding uncharacterized protein LOC115789894 isoform X2; translated protein: MVAKMASYGAACHLEDGDGDILAPENKDDLIENDNSSSENTGTSTEESSEEEDDEDYGSHAETDGKEEDNEEAHEEDSRNNAVAEPEAEVLNGKDERRFKSCCEKCKAVHQSHGSELVTPRRISKGRLQVQLEGEGTYECSVMGLVFEAAERVLVRYSVLSWSKFGAFLRDSWKFAGPIFNVDTVNKDASVLKSIQFPHSICLAHPDNEMTFSVLHIKDNRPVIEPTVDHSGSHVKWNVTSLSPVGPIIQTSQAVEHHGVVLVYKQLTTDINSYSFHVYLATNNASDIKDIKNQVRGYKTRYTEIVKPPTCKLDEGTYRLLSEPEGEIKPQELKFTLAVTKMKGYFEAFFEERPPFKLSLVETNTEETVWSATIREGDCVDNVEKKPRKRTHSRRRSSSPSEDETAPKRLCWRDESDGVKTGITQGQDMSDKQLLQVAKRLGREWKEVAIFLDLAATELDDIQAAEKEVNMQKLKMLLKWKSKRQPGEATAKHLLQSVAELDSLPNEVYQTLQDMIGNEAVK
- the LOC115789894 gene encoding uncharacterized protein LOC115789894 isoform X3; amino-acid sequence: MVAKMASYGAACHLEDGDGDILAPENKDDLIENDNSSSENTGTSTEESSEEEDDEDYAGSHAETDGKEEDAVAEPEAEVLNGKDERRFKSCCEKCKAVHQSHGSELVTPRRISKGRLQVQLEGEGTYECSVMGLVFEAAERVLVRYSVLSWSKFGAFLRDSWKFAGPIFNVDTVNKDASVLKSIQFPHSICLAHPDNEMTFSVLHIKDNRPVIEPTVDHSGSHVKWNVTSLSPVGPIIQTSQAVEHHGVVLVYKQLTTDINSYSFHVYLATNNASDIKDIKNQVRGYKTRYTEIVKPPTCKLDEGTYRLLSEPEGEIKPQELKFTLAVTKMKGYFEAFFEERPPFKLSLVETNTEETVWSATIREGDCVDNVEKKPRKRTHSRRRSSSPSEDETAPKRLCWRDESDGVKTGITQGQDMSDKQLLQVAKRLGREWKEVAIFLDLAATELDDIQAAEKEVNMQKLKMLLKWKSKRQPGEATAKHLLQSVAELDSLPNEVYQTLQDMIGNEAVK